The following is a genomic window from Desulfobotulus pelophilus.
CTCCGTAAAAATCATACCTGCGCTATTTATGAAATCAGACCACTGGTCTGCCGAAGGCTGTATTCCCTAGAGCCCTGCAAAAGCAGGGGGGCTGTTTTGCATAAAGAAGCTGTGGCCTTGGGTGCTGAAGCCAGAGATGCTCTTCAACGTTTGGATATCAACGGGTACTCGGGGCATATTTCATACATTCTCCACCTGCTTGAAGAGCCGGGTTTTCGGTCTTTCTATGCGGCAGGGGGTTTTGATCCTTCCCTTGTGATGGTTTATGGCAGAAAACATAAACTCGTGATACATCGGTCTCTTCATGGAAAAAAATAATCAGCACTTTCCACTTGTGGATACCCACTGCCACCTTCAAGATGTTCGCATGGCTTCAGAATTGACGCTTTTGCTGGCGGAAGCCCGTTCCGCAGGGATTGGTGGATTTGTGTGTTGTGGATCCGGAGAAGAAGACTGGGGTCGAGTGAGGGAACTTGCTGCCGTTCACCATGATGTGGTCGCTTTTTTGGGCGTACACCCCTTTTATGTACAGGAGCAGGGGGCTGGCTGGCTGGATCTTCTGGGTAATTATCTGACTTTTCATCCTGAGTTCGGAGTGGGAGAAATCGGTCTGGATGGTTTGGTCAGCTGCGGAAATATGGACGAGCAGGAAATGGTATTTACGAAGCAGTTGCGTCTGGCACGGGATCTGAGGCGCCCTGTTTCACTTCATTGCCGTAAAGCCTGGGACCGTATGCTCCCGATTTTGAAAAAAGAAGGCGGCCTTCTCCATGGAGGAGCCTTTCATGCCTGGTCAGGATCGCCGGAGTTGATTCGGGAGGTGGAGAAACTGGGTGCCCATGTGGGGTTTGGTGCTTCCATTACCCGGTCGGCGAACTCAAAAGTTCGCCGCAGCCTTCTGGCTGTTTCACCGGAACGCCTGCTTATTGAGACAGATGCTCCGGATATCCCTCCTGTTTTTGTTAAGGAGGGTATCAATCGTCCTGCGTATCTCCGGCATACATTTTCGGCCATTGCAGAGATATTGGGAGTTGGGGAACAGCCCCTTCAAAAGCAGTTATACAGGAACAGTCTGTCCTTTCTTTCTCCTCTATGCAGAGTTGGGCTTACGTCATGAATTCAGGATTTTCACGCGTCATACAGTTGATGGGTCAGGAGGCTTTTACACGCCTGCAGAAGTCCAGGGTAACGGTCTGCGGATTGGGTGCTGTGGGGTCATTTGCCATAGAGGCACTGGCCCGGAGTGGTGTCGGATCTCTTCGGCTTGTGGATTTTGATAGTGTGGAGCCTTCCAACCTGAACCGTCAGCTGCTAGCTCTTCAATCAACGGTGGGTTGTGCCAAAACGGCTGCTGCCGAGGCACGTATCAGAGATATTGCCCCAGAATGCAGGGTGGAAATACTGGATCTCTTTATCGATGAAGCGAGCCTGCCTACAGTTCTGGATAATGAACCGGATGTGGTTCTGGACGCCATAGATGGTTTGAACTCGAAGGTTCTTCTGATTCGGGAGGCACTGCAGCGGAATCTCGCCATCATCAGCAGTATGGGTGCCGCTACCCGCTATGATGCCGGAGCAATTCGCGTAGGTGATATTTCTGAAACCCACCATTGTCCCCTCGCAAGACAGGTTCGGCGACGTCTGCACCGTTTTGGAATAGAGCAGGGTCTTACCTGCGTTTTTTCACCCGAACCGCCCACAAAGGCCAGGTATCCTGAAGCGGTTGACAGGGGGAAACAGACGAGAGGGCGTATCCGTCAGCCCATGG
Proteins encoded in this region:
- a CDS encoding YkgJ family cysteine cluster protein, with protein sequence MEVFFDQVAAIYEGLAQNMDPFMQAALCRPGCSLCCSGPGRIDISTLEGLKILQHINSLPSGIRQKMWKSVARDCRNREQEKKTCCPFLRKNHTCAIYEIRPLVCRRLYSLEPCKSRGAVLHKEAVALGAEARDALQRLDINGYSGHISYILHLLEEPGFRSFYAAGGFDPSLVMVYGRKHKLVIHRSLHGKK
- a CDS encoding TatD family hydrolase; the encoded protein is MEKNNQHFPLVDTHCHLQDVRMASELTLLLAEARSAGIGGFVCCGSGEEDWGRVRELAAVHHDVVAFLGVHPFYVQEQGAGWLDLLGNYLTFHPEFGVGEIGLDGLVSCGNMDEQEMVFTKQLRLARDLRRPVSLHCRKAWDRMLPILKKEGGLLHGGAFHAWSGSPELIREVEKLGAHVGFGASITRSANSKVRRSLLAVSPERLLIETDAPDIPPVFVKEGINRPAYLRHTFSAIAEILGVGEQPLQKQLYRNSLSFLSPLCRVGLTS
- a CDS encoding tRNA threonylcarbamoyladenosine dehydratase, whose protein sequence is MNSGFSRVIQLMGQEAFTRLQKSRVTVCGLGAVGSFAIEALARSGVGSLRLVDFDSVEPSNLNRQLLALQSTVGCAKTAAAEARIRDIAPECRVEILDLFIDEASLPTVLDNEPDVVLDAIDGLNSKVLLIREALQRNLAIISSMGAATRYDAGAIRVGDISETHHCPLARQVRRRLHRFGIEQGLTCVFSPEPPTKARYPEAVDRGKQTRGRIRQPMGSLAHVTGSFGLRMAGAALDKLLGRI